AATTAAAAACATTTTTAAGTAAAAATGTTTTTATATAAATAATATGGTATAATAATAATATTCAATTTAATAAGGTCAACAATGATAAATCATATCAATATTTTTTCTTTAAGTGAAGCAACCTGGGATGGCCTTACAATGACTAATACAGCTGTATCTCAAATTTGTAAATTAATGAAAAAAAATCCCAATAGTCAAGGTATATCTCTGACTATAAAACAATCAGGTTGTGCTGGATTTAGTTATGTTATTACATTGATAGATAAGCTTACTAAAGAATATATGCTATTTGAGAATAGTGGTGCTAAATTATTTGTACCTCTAAAAGTTATGCCATTTATTGATGGGACTGAGGTTGATTATGTTCGAGAAGGAATTAATCAAATTTTCAAATTTAATAATCCTAAAGCTCAATATGCCTGTGGTTGTGGCGAAAGCTTTGGTATTTAAAAGCTTTGGTATTTAAGTGAATTAAATTATGTCACAAAATAATATAGAAAATACTAATAAAGAAGTACAAAAATGGTTAACTGAGCATCGTTATAAGGAGGGGTTTTTTACTAATGTTGCCACAGATAAATTAGCTAAGGGTATTAATGAAGAAGTTATTAGAGCTATATCAAGTAAACGTAATGAACCAGATTGGATGTTGCAGTTTCGCTTAGAAGCTTATCATCATTGGCTGAATATGGAAGAGCCACACTGGATAAAAGGATTCTACCCCAACTTAAACTATCAAGAATTCAGTTATTATGCTGCTCCAGCATGTAATGTTTGTCAAGATAAAAATACTTCTAAAATTAATTTAACTATAGATGAAAAAAATTCTCATAATAATATTTATCTAACAGAAGAAGTTGAAGAAACATTTAATAAATTAGGTATCCCAGTACATGAAGATCAATCAATTGCAGTGGATGCAATTTTTGATTCTGTTTCTGTTTCAACAACTTACAGTAAAAAATTAGCAAAAATGGGCATTATTTTCTGTTCTTTTAGTGAAGCAATTCAAAAATATTCTAATTTAGTAAAAAAATATATTGGTACTGTAGTACCTAATAAAGATAATTTTTTTGCTGCATTAAATTCTGCAGTAGCTTCTGATGGCACTTTTGTTTATATACCTAAAGGTATTCATTGTCCTATGGAATTATCAACATATTTTCGCATTAATACTCCTAAAATAGGTCAATTTGAGAGAACTATTTTAATTGCTGATGAAAGTAGCTATGTTAGTTATATTGAAGGTTGTTCAGCTCCAATTAGAGATAGTTATCAATTACACGCGGCTGTGGTTGAAGTCATTGTTCATAAAAATGCTGAAGTAAAATACTCTACTATACAAAATTGGTTTTCAGGAAAAAATAAATCTAGTGGAATTTTAAATTTTGTCACTAAACGTGCATTATGTGAAGGTAAAAATGCAAAAATGTCCTGGACTCAATCAGAAACTGGATCAGCTATTACTTGGAAATATCCCAGTGTTATTCTAAAAGGTGATAATTCTATAGGAGAATTTTTTTCAGTAGCTTTAACTAATAGTTATCAACAAGCTGATACAGGTACAAAAATGATTCATATTGGTAAAAATACACATTCTACTATTATTTCTAAAGGTATTGCAGCAGGATATAGTCAAAATAGTTACCGTGGTTTAGTAAAAATTTTACCTACTGCAGAAAATGCTAGAAATTATACACAATGTGATTCTATGTTAATTGGAACAAAATGCGGTGCACATACATATCCTTATATAGAAGTAAAAAATAATAACGCAAAGTTAGAATATGAAGCTAGTACATCTCGTATTGGTGAAGATCAGCTTTTTTATTGTTTACAACGTGGAATTAGTAAAGATGATGCTATTTCTATGATCGTAAATGGTTTTTGTAAAGATGTCTTTTCTAAATTACCATTAGAATTTACTATTGAAGCCCAAAAATTATTAGCCATTAGTATAGAAAACAGTGTTGGATGATTAATTGTTATTAAAATATTCAACCATTCAAAAGGCCAATACAATGTTAAGCATAAAAAATTTGCATGTTAGTATTGAAGATAATCAAATTATCAAAGGATTAAATTTAGAAATAAAGCCAGGCGAAGTGCATGCAATAATGGGACCTAATGGATCAGGAAAAAGTACATTATCAGTAATATTAGCTGGACGCGAAGAATACAAAATAGAAAAAGGTGAAATTTTATTTAAAAATAAAAATTTACTTGAATTATCCCCTGAAGAACGTGCAGGTGAGGGTATATTTTTAGCATTTCAATATCCTATAGAAATTCCTGGTGTGAGTAATAATTTTTTCTTACAAACTTCAGTTAATGCAGTAAGAGCATATCGTAAACAACCAATACTTGATACTTTTGAATTTCAGGATTTTGTTGAAAATAAAATTAAATTACTTAATATGCCTAAAGATTTACTTACTAGATCAGTTAATGTTGGTTTTTCTGGTGGGGAAAAAAAACGTAATGATATATTACAGATGACTGTATTAGAACCTGAATTATGTATTTTAGATGAGACTGACTCAGGTCTAGATATTGATTCACTTAAAATAGTATCAAATAGTATTAACTCATTACGAAATAATAAACGCGCTTTTATAATAGTTACTCATTATCAAAGAATTCTAAATTATATATCGCCTAATTTTGTTCATATTTTCCATCAAGGAAAAATTATTCAATCAGGTGATTTTGCGTTAGTAAAAAAATTAGAGGCACATGGATATGGATGGGCTATTGACCTATAGTGATAAAGCTAAAAAAAAGCGTATAATAAAAAAATTAAATCAACAAGCAATAAAAAAATTTTCTTCGCTATTTTATAATAGTGAAAGGGCTAATGAAAAAAAAGCTCAAGAATATTGGAAAAAAGCAGAAAAAATAGGATTTCCAGAATTTACAAATGAAGAATGGCAATATACACCTTTAAATAAAGTACTTAAATCTAATTATATATTAGAAGATAGCAATGAATTTCATACAATTACTGCAGATCAATTAAATCAATTAACTATATCAATTGATTGTTGGAAAATTATTTTTTTTAATGGATATTTTATTTCTAATCTAAGTAGTGATAACTTTGGACCTTATCAAATACAAATTATGGATACTTTAGCACAAGTCCCAGAACCAATAATAGATAATGAAATATTTCTATACTTAACTAAAAGTCTAGCTGCCCAACCACTATTTATTAGATTAAAGTCTCATAATCATGTGAAACAACCACTTTATATATTAAATATTACATCTGGATCAAAATATAGTAATTATATTAATACAAGTCACTATTACTACCATATAGAAATAGGATCTGATTGTAAATCACAAGTTATTGAACATTTTGTTTCTATTGATGAAAAACCACATCTAACAGGAAGTCGATTAACTGTTAATATTGGTGATAATAGTAATTTTACTCATATAAAATTCAACGTTGAAAACAATAGAAGTAATCATTTTTCTCATAATGACATTTTATCAGGAAAAAATAATCAAATAAAAAGTAATAATATTTTTATAGGATCATCATTACTTAGACATCATACTAGTGTAAAATTAAATGGAATTAATAGTAGAATAGAACTAAATAGTTTATTATTACCAAAGAATAAGGAAATTTTTGATACTAGGACTTATCTTGAACATAACCAACCTTTTTGTAAAAGTCGCCAGTTACATAAAACTATAGCAATAGATGAAAGTAAAGCCATTTTTAATGGTATGATTAAAGTTTCACCAATAGCACTTAAAACAGATGGTAAAATGACAAATAACAATTTATTATTTGGTAAAAAAGCAGAAATTAACACTAAGCCACAGTTAGAAATTTATGCTGATGATGTTCAGTGTAGTCATGGTGCTATAGTAGGAAATATTGATGATGCGCAGTTATTTTATTTACGTTCACGTGGAATTAATGTTAATTATGCAAAACATATAATCATGGTTTCTTTTACCTCTGAAATAATTAAATCTATTGATAATAAAATAGTTAGTAATCAGATTATGTATTTTATTCATAAACGATTATCAGGGATTTAATATGACATATTCAGTTACAGCTATAAGAAAAGATTTTCCTATGCTATCAGAAAAAATCAAAGATCAACCTTTAATTTATTTAGATAGCGCAGCTAGTGCACAAAAACCAATACAAGTAATAGAAAAAGAAAAAGAATTTCTTTATCATCATTATTCTACAGTACATAGAGGTATCCATAGCTTAAGTATAGAAGCAACTACTATGGTAGAAAATGTTCGACAGCAAGTTGCTAACTTTATTCATGCTTCTAGTGCTGAGGAAATTATTTTTGTTAAAGGAACTACTGAAGGTATAAATTTAATTGCTAATAGTTATAGCAAATATTTTCTAAAATCTGGTGATAATATTATTATCACTCAAATGGAACATCACGCTAATATAGTTCCTTGGTATTTACTAGCTAATCAGATTGGTTTTGATATTCGTGTATTACCAATTAGTGATGACGGAAAGCTAATTGTTGAATATTTAGATAAATTAATTGATAATAGGACTAAATTATTTGCTTTTACTCACATGTCTAATATTTTAGGTACTGTTAATCCAGTAAAAAAAATTATTGCATATGCTCGTAAATGTGTAGAAAAAAAAACAAAAAAACTTCATATTATGTTAGATGGAGCTCAAAGTATTATACATCAAATAATTGATGTACAGGATTTAGATTGTGATTTTTACGTCTTTTCTGGACATAAACTATATGGACCTACTGGCATTGGTGTTTTATATGGTAAAAAAGCATTATTAGATATTTTACCACCTTGGCAAGGTGGTGGAGCAATGATAAATACAGTTAACATGACTTTATCTAATCCATCAATTATTGATATTACTTATGAAAAATCACCGTGGAGATTTGAAGCAGGTACACCTAATATCAGTGGCATTATTGGTTTAGGAGAAGCATTACGTTATATTAATAATATTGGATATAAACAAATATATAATCATGAAACCACATTAATGCAATATGCTATCAAACGTTTAAGTACAGTCAATACATTACGACTCTATGGTCCCAATGAACGTCAGGGTGTTATTGCCTTTAATTTAGGTAATCATCACGCCTACGACATAGGTAGTTTTTTAGATAATTATGCTATTGCAATACGTACAGGACACCATTGTGCATTACCATTGATGAAATTCTATCAAGTAAAAGCTATGTGTAGAATCTCTTTGGCTCTTTATACTACTAAAGAAGAAATTGATTTTCTAGTAGAAAAACTTCAATATATTGAAAACTTACTAAGTTAATCTGTAATAATACAGAATATAAGATAAAATTATGTCAATTTTACCTGATGAAAATAAATTATTGAATAATTTTTCACGGTGCTTAAACTGGGAACAAAAATACTTGTATTTAATTGAATTAGGAGAAAAATTATTACCATTAACTGACATGCAAAAACAGAAAAAAAATCAAGTTTTAGGATGTCAAAGTTTAGTATGGATTGTTATGGAACCAAATAATGAAGAAAAAATGATATTTTTTGGTGATAGTGATTCTTCTATAGTAAAAGGTTTAATAGCATTAGTAATAATTATTTTTCAAAATAAAACAGTACAACAAATTTTAACTACGGATAGTAAAATATTTTTTCAAAAGTTATCATTAGAACAACATTTGACTCCATCAAGAAATCATGGTTTGCATTCTATAATTAAAACAATTTATCAGCGAGCTGAAATTTATAAAATAAATAAACTAAACAATGAATAAGCTTTTAATCTATTAAATATTCAAAGTTATATTTTCTCATATGAGAAGCTTTATAAATTTTTAGGAAAAATTGATGAATATGGTTTTATTTTTTATTAGTTTATTATTTTCAAGTAGTATAATTTTTAATTTTGGTATTGCTGAATATTCTTTGCCGTCTACGAAGTCACGTTTAATTGGAAAAAACAAACAATATGTAGTACCAAATGATCGCCCTCCATTAGAAGAAATAGCACGTAAATTCAAAATAGGGTTACTTGGGATGTTAGAAGCTAATCCAGGTATAGATCCTTATTTACCTAAAGCTGGTATAAAATTAATAATTCCATCACAAATGTTACTACCAGCAACCAAACGTAATGGCATAATTATTAATTTAGCTGAATTAAGATTATATTTTTTTCCAAAAGGAAGTAATAAGGTTATTGTTTACCCTATTGGCATTGGTCAATTAGGAACTAATAATACACCTATAATGATAACAAATGTTAGTCAATTAATTAAAAATCCAACTTGGACACCAACTTCTAATATACGTAAACGTTACGCTGAAGATGGTATTATTTTACCCCAAGTATTACCTGCTGGGCCTGATAACCCTATGGGTTTATATGCATTAAGATTATCTTACGATCAAGGTCAATATCTAATTCATGGTACTAATACTAATTTTGGAATTGGATTACGTATTACTGCTGGTTGCATTCGTTTAAGACCAGATGATATGGAGAAATTATTTTATTCTATACCAATAGGAACTAGGGTACAAATAATTAATGAACCAATAAAATATTCTAAAGAGCAAGATGGTAGTTATTATATAGAAGTACATCAACCTTTATCTACAAGAGAATCTGATGATCCACAGATCATGCCATTAATATATAGCAAAGAATTTAAAAAATTCTTACAACAAGCAGAAATTGATAAAGAATTAGTCGACAAAACTATAGCTAGACGTTCAGGAATGCCTGTAAAGATAAATAAGATTAAATTGAATCCTAAAAATAATAATAGAAAAAATATAATAAAAAAAGTAACCATATATAATTAACAAGGCACCTATTTTTGGCGCCTTGTTAATTATATATGGTAATCAAAAAGAAAAAACTATTGGATTACTTTTTATATTTACGTACTTGATTATCTAACCGTTGATTAGCCCGGATAGCTTCATCATTAGTCATTTGTATATCAGTACGTAATGATTGAACATCATTAGATAGTTGCTCAACCTTACCGTTCAAAGTTTGAACATCTGAAAATAGTTTGTTAATTTGGCTACTTGTTGAACAACCTGCCAAAAGACTGGAGGCTAGAACAATAGAGCTAAATACAACTTTAGTACGATTCATTATATTACCCTCTAAATTTAGTTAATCGCTAAGTAATAAAGTAAGTATTAGAGGTTTTCCTGACAAAATACAAAACCAATTTCTGTTTTTAAATTTGAATAATTATAATATTTCAAATTTAGGAAAAATACTTACTTATCATTATGCTAGTACTTAATCAAAATATTTTCTATAAAAATGTACTAAGTTATTTAATAAAAAACAAATTTTTTATTCTTATTATATAATATATATAATTAATTATTACATATTAAATATAAGATATATAATAAAATGTTATGATAACAGAATAGTTATAGAAAAGTAATATATAAATCACAATATTAATTAATACTATTAATATTACTATTATAAAATATGAACAGATGATGTATTTGTTGTACCAGTTGATACTAATGCACCGGACACCATAACTACAACATCATTA
This genomic interval from Candidatus Arsenophonus lipoptenae contains the following:
- a CDS encoding major outer membrane lipoprotein; this encodes MNRTKVVFSSIVLASSLLAGCSTSSQINKLFSDVQTLNGKVEQLSNDVQSLRTDIQMTNDEAIRANQRLDNQVRKYKK
- a CDS encoding L,D-transpeptidase family protein, with translation MNMVLFFISLLFSSSIIFNFGIAEYSLPSTKSRLIGKNKQYVVPNDRPPLEEIARKFKIGLLGMLEANPGIDPYLPKAGIKLIIPSQMLLPATKRNGIIINLAELRLYFFPKGSNKVIVYPIGIGQLGTNNTPIMITNVSQLIKNPTWTPTSNIRKRYAEDGIILPQVLPAGPDNPMGLYALRLSYDQGQYLIHGTNTNFGIGLRITAGCIRLRPDDMEKLFYSIPIGTRVQIINEPIKYSKEQDGSYYIEVHQPLSTRESDDPQIMPLIYSKEFKKFLQQAEIDKELVDKTIARRSGMPVKINKIKLNPKNNNRKNIIKKVTIYN
- the sufE gene encoding cysteine desulfuration protein SufE, giving the protein MSILPDENKLLNNFSRCLNWEQKYLYLIELGEKLLPLTDMQKQKKNQVLGCQSLVWIVMEPNNEEKMIFFGDSDSSIVKGLIALVIIIFQNKTVQQILTTDSKIFFQKLSLEQHLTPSRNHGLHSIIKTIYQRAEIYKINKLNNE
- the sufB gene encoding Fe-S cluster assembly protein SufB; translated protein: MSQNNIENTNKEVQKWLTEHRYKEGFFTNVATDKLAKGINEEVIRAISSKRNEPDWMLQFRLEAYHHWLNMEEPHWIKGFYPNLNYQEFSYYAAPACNVCQDKNTSKINLTIDEKNSHNNIYLTEEVEETFNKLGIPVHEDQSIAVDAIFDSVSVSTTYSKKLAKMGIIFCSFSEAIQKYSNLVKKYIGTVVPNKDNFFAALNSAVASDGTFVYIPKGIHCPMELSTYFRINTPKIGQFERTILIADESSYVSYIEGCSAPIRDSYQLHAAVVEVIVHKNAEVKYSTIQNWFSGKNKSSGILNFVTKRALCEGKNAKMSWTQSETGSAITWKYPSVILKGDNSIGEFFSVALTNSYQQADTGTKMIHIGKNTHSTIISKGIAAGYSQNSYRGLVKILPTAENARNYTQCDSMLIGTKCGAHTYPYIEVKNNNAKLEYEASTSRIGEDQLFYCLQRGISKDDAISMIVNGFCKDVFSKLPLEFTIEAQKLLAISIENSVG
- the sufC gene encoding Fe-S cluster assembly ATPase SufC, with the translated sequence MLSIKNLHVSIEDNQIIKGLNLEIKPGEVHAIMGPNGSGKSTLSVILAGREEYKIEKGEILFKNKNLLELSPEERAGEGIFLAFQYPIEIPGVSNNFFLQTSVNAVRAYRKQPILDTFEFQDFVENKIKLLNMPKDLLTRSVNVGFSGGEKKRNDILQMTVLEPELCILDETDSGLDIDSLKIVSNSINSLRNNKRAFIIVTHYQRILNYISPNFVHIFHQGKIIQSGDFALVKKLEAHGYGWAIDL
- the sufD gene encoding Fe-S cluster assembly protein SufD, whose amino-acid sequence is MDMDGLLTYSDKAKKKRIIKKLNQQAIKKFSSLFYNSERANEKKAQEYWKKAEKIGFPEFTNEEWQYTPLNKVLKSNYILEDSNEFHTITADQLNQLTISIDCWKIIFFNGYFISNLSSDNFGPYQIQIMDTLAQVPEPIIDNEIFLYLTKSLAAQPLFIRLKSHNHVKQPLYILNITSGSKYSNYINTSHYYYHIEIGSDCKSQVIEHFVSIDEKPHLTGSRLTVNIGDNSNFTHIKFNVENNRSNHFSHNDILSGKNNQIKSNNIFIGSSLLRHHTSVKLNGINSRIELNSLLLPKNKEIFDTRTYLEHNQPFCKSRQLHKTIAIDESKAIFNGMIKVSPIALKTDGKMTNNNLLFGKKAEINTKPQLEIYADDVQCSHGAIVGNIDDAQLFYLRSRGINVNYAKHIIMVSFTSEIIKSIDNKIVSNQIMYFIHKRLSGI
- the sufS gene encoding cysteine desulfurase SufS; this translates as MTYSVTAIRKDFPMLSEKIKDQPLIYLDSAASAQKPIQVIEKEKEFLYHHYSTVHRGIHSLSIEATTMVENVRQQVANFIHASSAEEIIFVKGTTEGINLIANSYSKYFLKSGDNIIITQMEHHANIVPWYLLANQIGFDIRVLPISDDGKLIVEYLDKLIDNRTKLFAFTHMSNILGTVNPVKKIIAYARKCVEKKTKKLHIMLDGAQSIIHQIIDVQDLDCDFYVFSGHKLYGPTGIGVLYGKKALLDILPPWQGGGAMINTVNMTLSNPSIIDITYEKSPWRFEAGTPNISGIIGLGEALRYINNIGYKQIYNHETTLMQYAIKRLSTVNTLRLYGPNERQGVIAFNLGNHHAYDIGSFLDNYAIAIRTGHHCALPLMKFYQVKAMCRISLALYTTKEEIDFLVEKLQYIENLLS
- the sufA gene encoding Fe-S cluster assembly scaffold SufA codes for the protein MINHINIFSLSEATWDGLTMTNTAVSQICKLMKKNPNSQGISLTIKQSGCAGFSYVITLIDKLTKEYMLFENSGAKLFVPLKVMPFIDGTEVDYVREGINQIFKFNNPKAQYACGCGESFGI